The following proteins are co-located in the Stieleria sp. JC731 genome:
- a CDS encoding contact-dependent growth inhibition system immunity protein translates to MTTLDDLDPPAWPETETQSGLIAKCHRLRRKPLEDFTTEDLRVTIGQQICPNVLLPIAVERLNCKPLTAGDFYPGDLFVACVNACRKDGNLMARHLVALSSIATAILDECPDNEVVISAAESIHTENGR, encoded by the coding sequence ATGACCACGCTCGACGATCTTGATCCTCCCGCTTGGCCGGAGACTGAAACGCAATCAGGCTTGATCGCGAAATGCCATCGGTTGCGCCGCAAACCATTGGAGGATTTTACAACCGAAGATTTGCGTGTGACGATTGGACAACAGATTTGCCCGAACGTGTTGCTCCCGATAGCTGTAGAGCGGCTTAACTGCAAACCACTTACCGCCGGTGATTTTTATCCAGGCGATCTGTTTGTTGCTTGCGTAAATGCCTGTCGCAAAGACGGCAATTTAATGGCACGCCATCTTGTTGCTCTGTCGTCGATTGCAACCGCTATACTTGACGAATGCCCAGATAACGAAGTTGTTATCAGCGCGGCCGAATCAATACACACGGAAAATGGCAGATAA
- a CDS encoding alpha/beta hydrolase family protein, translating to MKSWFLAAPWVPRSLSVSAWINARRKFLMQTRRLHDGAESFEVSVYEAASVSPVALFAVGAGGHPERHSSLLERLAKSGFTVVAPHFERLTSPRPSETDLILRARRLTLSLEAFVHPDETAVGVGHSIGATTLIALAGGQMWLGPGLLVNVTPDSRLNRLALLAPPIRFFQVPGALDAVTVPILAWVGTEDSITPPAQAEWLAHAMCHRQTIDVRITKGAGHFSFMDQPPPQSLEPLQNKQAFIAEYSGEVCRFLAGSGAPTMVSGE from the coding sequence TTGAAATCATGGTTTTTAGCAGCACCTTGGGTACCGCGGTCGCTATCCGTATCGGCATGGATTAACGCGAGGAGAAAGTTCTTGATGCAGACGAGAAGATTGCATGATGGAGCCGAGTCATTCGAAGTCTCGGTTTATGAAGCCGCAAGTGTTTCCCCGGTGGCGCTTTTCGCAGTAGGTGCGGGTGGCCATCCGGAACGTCACTCCTCGCTCTTGGAGCGGCTTGCTAAGTCGGGTTTCACCGTTGTCGCACCACACTTCGAACGGCTTACCTCTCCGAGACCCAGCGAAACAGACTTGATTCTACGGGCAAGGCGTTTAACTCTTTCGCTCGAGGCTTTCGTTCACCCCGATGAAACAGCGGTTGGTGTTGGGCACTCAATCGGCGCAACGACACTTATTGCTCTGGCCGGAGGGCAAATGTGGTTAGGGCCTGGCTTGCTCGTCAACGTTACTCCAGATAGCCGGTTAAACCGGCTCGCTTTATTGGCGCCACCCATCCGCTTTTTCCAGGTTCCTGGTGCGCTCGATGCGGTAACGGTTCCAATTCTGGCATGGGTGGGTACCGAAGATAGCATTACTCCTCCTGCACAAGCTGAATGGTTGGCTCATGCCATGTGTCACCGGCAAACGATCGATGTTCGCATTACCAAAGGCGCTGGACATTTCTCGTTCATGGACCAGCCGCCGCCGCAAAGCTTGGAGCCATTGCAAAACAAGCAGGCATTTATTGCGGAGTACTCAGGTGAGGTTTGCAGGTTTTTGGCGGGCTCAGGAGCACCGACTATGGTGAGCGGCGAATGA
- a CDS encoding cyclic-phosphate processing receiver domain-containing protein, whose protein sequence is MKPLLMLEDDHDRIRRFRAVVARQHPNAVLKIARTAPDFETEYWSLNDTPDLICLDHDLFTDSPDDPDPGDGRDVSAFLITRLAKCPALIHSTNANAADSMMFSMRDAGWTVDRIAPIGDDWIESYWCPVALKMVERGTDSSESIEI, encoded by the coding sequence ATGAAGCCGCTTCTGATGCTCGAAGATGATCATGATCGCATCCGTCGATTCAGAGCCGTCGTTGCCCGCCAACACCCAAACGCAGTCCTCAAGATCGCAAGAACTGCACCTGACTTTGAAACTGAATATTGGTCACTGAATGACACGCCTGACCTGATCTGTCTCGATCATGACTTATTCACCGACTCACCGGACGATCCTGATCCCGGTGATGGCCGCGATGTTTCTGCATTCCTGATTACACGACTGGCAAAATGTCCTGCACTAATACATTCAACAAACGCCAATGCCGCTGACTCAATGATGTTTTCGATGCGTGACGCCGGTTGGACTGTTGATCGAATTGCGCCGATCGGAGACGATTGGATTGAATCATACTGGTGTCCTGTTGCTCTGAAGATGGTCGAACGCGGAACAGATAGTAGCGAATCGATCGAGATATGA